From Zingiber officinale cultivar Zhangliang chromosome 5B, Zo_v1.1, whole genome shotgun sequence, the proteins below share one genomic window:
- the LOC121984560 gene encoding protein PELOTA 1-like isoform X2: MKLVHRDLVRRGPGCVKIVPEEDDDMWHAYNLICIGDSVQAVTVRKVVRDLASGGRDTERVKLKLEIKVENVDYDKEGSVLRIRGKNILESEHVKIGQFHTLEIEPHRPLLIRKEIWDSVALDILHQACDPGASADLAVLLMQEGLAHLFLVGRSITTTRARIETSIPRKHGPAVAGYESALKKFFENVLQAFLKHIDFKVVQCVVLGSPGFTKDQFRDYLLLEAERRDLRAIIENKSRIILAHCNSGYKHSLKEVLDAPSVMTLIKDTKAAQEVRTLKDFYAMLSNDSARACYGPKHVEIAHERMAIQTLLITDSLFRTDAHERGPQLASL, translated from the exons ATGAAGCTTGTTCATCGTGATCTCGTCCGTCGCGGCCCCGGATGCGTCAAA ATCGTCCCAGAAGAGGACGATGATATGTGGCATGCCTACAATCTGATCTGTATTGGCGATTCAGTTCAAGCTGTTACTGTCAG GAAGGTTGTACGTGATCTGGCATCTGGAGGCCGAGACACTGAGCGTGTTAAGTTAAAGTTGGAAATTAAAGTTGAG AATGTGGATTATGATAAAGAGGGATCAGTATTGCGTATAAGGGGAAAGAATATCCTTGAGAGTGAACATGTTAAG ATTGGACAATTCCATACGTTAGAGATTGAGCCGCATAGGCCACTTTTGATAAGAAAG GAAATTTGGGACTCAGTAGCTCTTGATATTCTTCATCAGGCTTGTG ATCCTGGCGCCAGTGCTGACCTTGCTGTTTTACTTATGCAAGAAGGACTTGCTCACTTGTTCCTTGTAGGGAGAAG CATAACTACTACTCGTGCCCGAATAGAGACCTCTATTCCTCGTAAGCATGGACCTGCAGTTGCTGGTTATGAATCG GCTTTgaagaaattttttgagaatgttCTCCAG GCTTTTCTGAAGCATATTGACTTTAAAGTTGTCCAATGCGTAGTACTTGGAAGTCCAGGCTTCACAAAG GATCAGTTCCGTGACTACTTGCTTTTAGAAGCAGAACGAAGAGACTTGAGAGCCATAATAGAGAATAAATCACGCATAATTCTTGCTCACTGTAATTCTGGATACAA ACATAGCTTGAAGGAGGTGTTAGATGCCCCATCAGTAATGACTTTAATAAAAGACACAAAAGCTGCACAAGAG GTTCGCACTTTGAAGGATTTCTATGCTATGCTTTCAAAT GATTCTGCACGTGCTTGTTATGGACCAAAACATGTTGAGATTGCGCATGAGCGAATGGCCATCCAAACACTTCTGATTACAGACAGTCTTTTTAG